From Candidatus Nomurabacteria bacterium, one genomic window encodes:
- a CDS encoding ribonucleoside-diphosphate reductase subunit alpha, which yields MEPWYWLNENSRAFLARGYLAEGQTAEDRIKVIADKAEEILGRKGFADKFYEYMSKGWISLASPVWSNFGIDKGLPISCFGSYVDDNMGSILFTNAEVGMMSKFGGGCSGYFGAVRERGAGISGGNGHSSGSVHFMQLFETLVDVVSQGSVRRGHFSPYLPAEHPDIMEFLDIGTEGNPIQKLTHGVTVGDKWMEEMIDGDEDKRKIWARIIQRRGEMGYPYIMYTDNANKVRPEVYKDKDLKIYASNMCSEIMLPSKEDWSFVCCLSSVNLLHYHDWKDTDLIETMIAFLDAVMEDFILKLEAMRDSEDPEKRRAFEFMSRAHAFAKANRALGLGVLGYHSLLQAKNLPFESDEAAELNKEVFKLMFEKAEAATKELAKELGEPEILKGYGRRNTTLLAIAPTTSSAFILGQVSQGIEPIWSNCYVKDVAKMKVTIKNPNLQKLLAEKEQDVKHVWDSIRDNDGSVQHLDFLSEEEKAVYRTFPEIHQGKIIDQAGDRQQYIDQGQSLNVMVPPDIPAKDINQLYIKAWKQGVKSLYYQHSMNAAQQMARKKLAEKDRENLEK from the coding sequence ATGGAACCCTGGTACTGGCTGAACGAAAATAGTCGCGCGTTTTTAGCCCGAGGATATTTAGCCGAAGGCCAAACGGCAGAGGATCGCATCAAGGTGATCGCTGACAAAGCTGAAGAGATTCTTGGACGCAAAGGTTTTGCGGACAAATTCTACGAATATATGTCGAAGGGATGGATCTCACTCGCATCGCCAGTGTGGTCTAACTTCGGTATTGATAAAGGTCTGCCGATCAGTTGTTTCGGTTCATACGTCGACGACAATATGGGTAGCATCCTCTTTACCAATGCTGAGGTGGGCATGATGAGTAAGTTTGGTGGCGGTTGTTCTGGGTACTTCGGTGCAGTGCGCGAGCGTGGTGCTGGTATCTCTGGTGGCAATGGCCACTCGTCTGGTTCAGTACACTTCATGCAGCTCTTCGAGACACTCGTGGACGTGGTGAGTCAAGGTTCAGTACGCCGTGGGCACTTCTCGCCGTACTTGCCAGCTGAACATCCAGATATTATGGAGTTCCTTGATATTGGTACCGAAGGTAATCCGATCCAGAAACTCACCCACGGGGTCACGGTAGGGGACAAGTGGATGGAAGAAATGATCGACGGCGATGAGGACAAGCGCAAGATCTGGGCTCGTATCATTCAGCGTCGTGGTGAAATGGGGTATCCATACATCATGTATACCGACAACGCCAACAAGGTGCGGCCGGAAGTATATAAAGATAAAGACCTCAAGATCTACGCCTCAAACATGTGTAGCGAGATCATGCTCCCAAGCAAGGAAGATTGGTCATTCGTGTGCTGTCTCTCGTCAGTCAACTTGCTGCACTACCACGATTGGAAAGATACTGATCTGATTGAGACCATGATCGCGTTCCTTGATGCAGTAATGGAAGACTTTATTTTGAAGCTTGAGGCGATGCGTGATAGTGAGGATCCGGAGAAGCGACGAGCGTTTGAATTCATGTCACGCGCGCACGCCTTTGCAAAAGCAAACCGCGCGCTTGGACTCGGGGTACTTGGGTACCACTCACTCCTCCAGGCAAAGAACTTGCCGTTTGAGAGTGATGAGGCAGCTGAACTCAACAAAGAAGTCTTCAAGCTTATGTTTGAAAAAGCAGAAGCAGCTACTAAGGAACTTGCAAAAGAGCTTGGTGAGCCAGAGATCCTCAAGGGATACGGACGTCGCAATACGACTCTCTTGGCGATCGCACCGACGACTTCTTCTGCATTTATTCTCGGACAGGTATCACAGGGAATCGAACCGATCTGGTCTAACTGCTACGTGAAGGACGTAGCGAAGATGAAGGTAACGATCAAAAATCCAAACCTCCAGAAGTTGCTCGCAGAAAAGGAGCAGGACGTGAAGCACGTCTGGGATAGTATCCGCGACAATGACGGATCAGTGCAGCATCTTGATTTCTTGAGCGAGGAAGAGAAGGCGGTGTACCGTACGTTCCCTGAAATCCACCAGGGTAAGATCATTGATCAGGCAGGGGATCGACAGCAGTACATCGACCAAGGGCAGTCACTCAACGTGATGGTGCCACCAGACATTCCAGCCAAGGATATCAATCAACTCTACATCAAGGCGTGGAAGCAAGGTGTAAAGAGTTTGTACTACCAACACTCAATGAACGCGGCACAGCAGATGGCGCGCAAGAAGTTGGCAGAGAAAGATCGAGAGAATTTGGAGAAGTAA
- a CDS encoding ribonucleotide-diphosphate reductase subunit beta gives MEIQNIRKRDGSIQPFDIVKIENAIAKALAETGEGNRDAAKDVAELAHQKVVAMCVQAGTAAPDDPLAKKCIDGNPAVEEIQDLVEQALMEKDYYDTAKAYIIYRNERKKMRERDIFAKRQNLKPYEYPELYEYVDAIRHSYWLHTEFNFTSDIQDFHVNVTPAEQNAIRNSMLAIAQIEVAVKTFWGDIYKKLPKPEIGAVGATFAESEVRHTDAYSHLLEILGLNDEFKKIKDIPVIQNRMDYLEKVIELSKNSENREYAHAILLFALFVEHVSLFSQFLIMMSFNKHKNLFKGISNAVEATSKEEQIHGLFGIDVINIIKKEHPEWFDEKCTKTLIKACEDAYEAEEAIIDWIFEQGELDFMPAANVKEFVKNRLNNSLVAIGLPRIFEVSEALLDETDWFDNEVIATKHVDFFHKRSINYNKRSASVTSDDLF, from the coding sequence ATGGAGATCCAAAATATCCGAAAGCGTGACGGCTCGATCCAACCTTTTGATATCGTAAAAATTGAAAATGCGATAGCTAAGGCCCTGGCAGAGACCGGGGAAGGGAATCGAGACGCTGCTAAAGATGTCGCGGAGTTGGCCCATCAAAAAGTAGTCGCGATGTGTGTGCAGGCTGGTACTGCCGCACCCGATGACCCACTCGCCAAGAAGTGTATCGATGGTAATCCTGCTGTGGAAGAGATCCAGGATCTGGTTGAACAGGCCCTGATGGAAAAGGATTACTATGATACTGCTAAGGCATACATCATTTACCGTAACGAGCGCAAAAAAATGCGCGAACGGGATATTTTTGCCAAGCGGCAAAACCTCAAGCCGTATGAATATCCTGAGCTGTACGAATACGTAGATGCCATTCGGCACTCTTACTGGCTTCACACTGAATTCAATTTCACCTCCGATATCCAAGATTTTCATGTGAATGTCACTCCGGCAGAACAAAATGCCATCCGCAATTCTATGCTTGCGATTGCGCAGATCGAGGTTGCTGTGAAGACCTTCTGGGGCGATATCTACAAGAAGCTGCCAAAGCCAGAGATCGGTGCAGTTGGTGCTACCTTCGCAGAGTCTGAGGTTCGTCACACCGATGCCTACTCACACCTCTTGGAGATCCTTGGTCTCAACGATGAGTTCAAGAAGATCAAAGACATTCCAGTCATTCAGAATCGAATGGATTACTTGGAAAAGGTGATCGAGCTCTCAAAGAATAGTGAAAACCGGGAATATGCTCATGCGATCCTGCTCTTTGCACTGTTTGTTGAGCATGTATCGCTTTTCTCACAGTTCCTCATCATGATGAGCTTCAACAAGCACAAGAACTTGTTCAAGGGTATCAGTAACGCAGTGGAAGCAACCTCAAAGGAAGAGCAAATTCATGGTCTCTTTGGAATTGATGTGATCAATATCATCAAGAAGGAGCATCCAGAATGGTTTGATGAAAAGTGCACCAAGACCCTGATCAAGGCATGTGAAGACGCATATGAAGCAGAGGAAGCGATTATTGACTGGATCTTCGAACAAGGCGAACTCGACTTTATGCCTGCTGCAAATGTAAAGGAGTTTGTGAAGAATCGTCTCAATAATTCATTGGTTGCGATTGGTTTGCCACGCATCTTCGAGGTAAGCGAGGCGCTGCTCGATGAGACTGACTGGTTCGACAACGAAGTGATCGCAACCAAGCATGTCGACTTCTTCCACAAGCGTTCGATCAATTACAACAAACGATCAGCGAGTGTCACTAGTGATGACCTCTTCTAG
- the mscL gene encoding large-conductance mechanosensitive channel protein MscL, translating to MKGFINEFKAFAMKGNVVDLAVAVVIGAAFGKIVSALVDSIIMPLVGVLLGGKDFSGMSVMVGDATVAYGAFIQSVVDFIIIALAIFVVVKAINKAQGAMEEEKAPEPEKPAEPSEEVKLLREIRDSLKR from the coding sequence ATGAAGGGATTTATTAATGAATTCAAGGCTTTTGCCATGAAGGGCAATGTGGTCGATCTAGCTGTTGCAGTCGTTATTGGTGCTGCATTTGGCAAGATCGTGTCTGCACTTGTCGACAGTATCATTATGCCGCTTGTTGGAGTGCTCCTTGGAGGCAAGGACTTCTCTGGCATGTCAGTTATGGTGGGGGATGCGACCGTTGCGTACGGAGCATTCATTCAGTCTGTAGTTGATTTTATCATCATCGCACTTGCGATCTTTGTTGTGGTGAAGGCTATTAATAAGGCACAGGGTGCTATGGAAGAAGAAAAGGCACCAGAACCAGAGAAGCCAGCGGAACCGTCTGAAGAGGTGAAGCTACTTCGTGAGATCCGCGATAGTTTGAAGCGATAA
- a CDS encoding YibE/F family protein, with protein sequence MWQNSFSKWCILLFLWLPFGADAQEVHQDFKEQVRADVLEIVSEHEREITGTDAFATVQEVRAVLREGERAGEVVRFEHEFVPLEAGDHIFVNRTVTISGDEYITYADFERRPVLAILAGLFVILLLVLARWQGVRALLSLAASIFAIFFLLMPALLAGYDPVLASVVIAGGILALVLFGTHGFTPRSIIAFVGTFSAVVVTCLIAWLSTTTMRLSGFGSDASVYLNFATNGSLDLAGLLLGSIIIGILGVLDDVSITQASVVEQLKHANPAFQFSDLYQRAITVGRDHIGSLVNTLALAYVGVSLPLILLYVRAESSLLLSVNQEVVAAEIVRILVGSIGLMLAVPATTAVAAWYFSKHKVDEEPETSPCAHGHGHSH encoded by the coding sequence ATGTGGCAAAACTCATTTTCTAAATGGTGCATACTACTTTTCCTGTGGCTGCCGTTTGGTGCTGATGCACAGGAAGTGCATCAAGATTTCAAAGAACAGGTGCGAGCAGATGTGCTTGAGATCGTCAGTGAGCATGAACGTGAGATCACGGGTACGGATGCATTTGCAACCGTCCAGGAAGTACGTGCAGTACTGCGTGAAGGTGAACGAGCTGGGGAAGTGGTGCGTTTTGAGCATGAGTTTGTGCCGCTTGAAGCCGGGGATCATATCTTTGTGAATCGTACCGTGACCATTTCCGGTGATGAGTATATTACCTACGCAGACTTTGAACGGCGGCCAGTCTTGGCAATTTTGGCTGGTTTGTTTGTGATTTTGCTGCTTGTCTTGGCGCGGTGGCAGGGAGTGCGAGCGCTGCTATCGCTCGCAGCGAGCATCTTTGCGATCTTCTTCCTGCTTATGCCAGCGCTTTTGGCAGGGTACGATCCTGTGCTCGCGAGCGTGGTCATTGCCGGCGGCATTCTCGCGCTGGTGCTTTTCGGGACACATGGCTTTACACCACGCTCGATCATTGCGTTTGTGGGTACATTTAGTGCGGTGGTGGTCACGTGTCTCATTGCGTGGCTCTCTACCACGACCATGCGCTTGTCTGGTTTTGGTTCAGATGCATCGGTGTACTTAAACTTCGCCACTAATGGTTCACTTGATCTCGCCGGATTGCTTCTTGGGAGCATCATCATCGGTATCTTGGGTGTCCTTGATGATGTGTCGATCACGCAGGCGTCAGTGGTTGAACAGTTGAAACACGCTAATCCAGCATTTCAGTTCAGTGATCTATATCAGCGGGCGATCACCGTTGGTCGTGATCATATTGGATCGCTCGTAAATACGCTCGCGCTGGCGTATGTTGGGGTGTCACTGCCACTCATACTATTGTATGTGCGCGCTGAGAGTTCACTTCTGCTTTCGGTCAATCAAGAAGTGGTGGCGGCTGAGATCGTGCGCATTTTGGTAGGTAGTATTGGTTTGATGCTTGCAGTGCCTGCTACTACCGCAGTAGCTGCCTGGTACTTCAGCAAGCATAAAGTTGACGAAGAGCCCGAAACATCGCCCTGCGCACACGGACATGGTCACAGTCACTAA
- a CDS encoding DUF3800 domain-containing protein, whose protein sequence is MRTFYVDESGDLGPQSKNRYFVISAVEVTGKNRIKNFLKEYLKNNSLEEIKASKLSFPERQVFLNTLTKTNDHKVHYLVLDKEQIWKRGLFEDKNTLFNYMCGFLFEEIFNGNTEDICIFFDDRTVKVTTQHNLQNYLRLRIEKEQYPFKLQHLSYNDSKQIRLIQLADFYANTIFQRYKYGKTNLYKSINIATSVKFPRKNFGQ, encoded by the coding sequence GTGAGAACATTCTATGTAGATGAATCTGGTGATCTGGGTCCCCAAAGTAAAAACAGATACTTTGTTATTTCAGCCGTTGAGGTGACTGGAAAAAATAGGATAAAAAATTTCCTAAAGGAATATCTGAAAAATAATTCTTTAGAAGAAATAAAGGCATCAAAGTTGTCTTTCCCAGAGAGGCAAGTGTTCCTAAACACGCTCACTAAAACAAACGACCATAAAGTTCACTATCTGGTGTTAGACAAGGAACAGATATGGAAAAGAGGTCTTTTTGAAGACAAAAACACATTATTTAACTACATGTGTGGTTTTTTGTTTGAGGAGATTTTCAATGGTAATACCGAAGATATTTGCATATTTTTTGATGACAGAACAGTTAAGGTTACAACACAGCATAATTTACAAAACTACCTTAGACTTAGAATAGAGAAAGAGCAGTATCCGTTCAAATTGCAACATCTTAGCTATAATGATTCGAAACAAATTAGGCTTATACAGTTGGCAGATTTTTATGCAAATACAATTTTCCAAAGATACAAATACGGGAAAACAAATTTGTATAAAAGTATAAACATTGCTACGTCAGTGAAGTTCCCTAGAAAGAATTTTGGACAGTAG
- a CDS encoding metallophosphoesterase: MTGIFSFIIFISIVWAVMFLMHVIAWVPLSRVFGLTLPYWPVWLGLLASSYLLASAAVRTIGGLWADYLYFAAATWLGVVFLLFSTMLVYQLQYMVTGFESRGVVIGLVVLVAGASVHALFAGHALTTKEYTVAVEHLEQPVRIVHLADIHVGTVHQSEYLRRVVEATNAAKSDLVLITGDLFDGSAPIDTSILEPLNDLEAPSYFSNGNHEEYEGLKLVADTVAPLDLTLLANEKIDWQGIQLIGVNDRQSLRGTSLAEVLDSLELALGMPTILMYHSPADWAVARQKGVGLMLSGHTHNGQIWPFTLLVKLAFPYINGLNTEEGKSLHVTPGTGTWGPPMRLGSRNQVTVLNLVPAE, translated from the coding sequence ATGACCGGCATATTTTCCTTCATCATCTTTATCAGTATCGTGTGGGCGGTGATGTTCCTGATGCACGTGATCGCGTGGGTGCCGCTGTCGAGGGTGTTTGGACTGACGCTACCATACTGGCCGGTGTGGTTGGGGCTGTTGGCGTCGTCGTACCTGCTTGCGAGTGCAGCGGTGCGGACCATCGGCGGGCTCTGGGCCGACTACTTATACTTCGCCGCGGCGACGTGGCTCGGGGTGGTGTTCTTGCTGTTTTCGACGATGCTGGTGTATCAGCTCCAGTACATGGTGACCGGCTTTGAGTCGCGGGGAGTGGTGATCGGTTTGGTGGTGTTGGTCGCAGGTGCGTCGGTCCATGCGCTTTTTGCCGGACACGCGCTCACGACCAAGGAATACACCGTGGCAGTGGAGCATCTCGAGCAGCCGGTACGCATCGTGCATCTCGCCGATATCCATGTGGGGACGGTGCACCAGAGTGAGTACTTGCGCCGCGTGGTTGAAGCGACCAATGCCGCGAAGTCAGACTTGGTGCTGATCACGGGAGATCTCTTTGACGGCTCGGCGCCGATCGATACGAGTATCCTCGAGCCACTAAACGACCTTGAGGCGCCAAGCTATTTTTCTAATGGTAATCACGAAGAGTACGAAGGGCTGAAGCTAGTGGCCGACACAGTCGCACCGCTTGACCTCACTTTGCTCGCAAATGAGAAGATCGACTGGCAAGGCATCCAGCTCATCGGAGTGAATGACCGTCAGAGCCTCCGCGGTACATCGCTCGCCGAGGTACTCGACTCGCTCGAGCTTGCGCTAGGCATGCCGACTATTCTCATGTATCACTCACCAGCAGACTGGGCAGTAGCGAGGCAGAAGGGTGTCGGGCTGATGCTCTCTGGGCACACGCACAATGGCCAGATCTGGCCGTTTACCTTGCTTGTGAAGCTCGCATTTCCATATATCAATGGCCTCAACACCGAGGAAGGAAAGTCGCTCCATGTCACACCCGGCACCGGGACCTGGGGTCCGCCAATGCGGCTTGGCTCAAGGAATCAGGTAACGGTGCTGAACTTGGTGCCGGCGGAATAG
- a CDS encoding YbjQ family protein, with protein sequence MSNIIVTTSIDVPGREISEVLGVAKGNTVRARNIGRDIGAGLKSIVGGEVKTYTEMTTAARDEAYNRMVNHAIEMGADAIIAMQFSTSMVMAGAAEMLAYGTAVKLK encoded by the coding sequence ATGAGCAATATCATTGTCACCACTTCCATCGACGTACCCGGGCGCGAGATCAGCGAAGTATTAGGGGTCGCAAAGGGTAACACTGTTCGCGCACGAAACATCGGCCGTGATATTGGCGCCGGCCTTAAGAGTATCGTCGGCGGCGAAGTGAAGACTTATACCGAAATGACCACCGCTGCACGTGACGAGGCATACAATCGCATGGTCAATCACGCAATCGAGATGGGTGCCGATGCGATCATCGCCATGCAATTCTCAACTTCCATGGTCATGGCCGGCGCAGCTGAAATGCTTGCGTATGGCACCGCAGTGAAACTTAAGTAA
- a CDS encoding DUF305 domain-containing protein, with protein MKKDTILIGIIALLVGGIFGYCVGQAADWHDGDRYGHEKYGRSDDRRDLEADDWEYGGMGMMGAWNDEVDHSMHMGMMDMTVSSEKEFLAGMIPHHQEAVDTAKEVLARGATTPEIKALVENIIVAQEREIAEMKEWYQNWYGEAYQDNGSYHEMMRELEGLSGEAIDRAFLSDMIMHHMGAIMMARSVEPHIEHDEIKNLAANIIKTQSEEINEMRIMLRNL; from the coding sequence ATGAAAAAAGACACAATTTTGATCGGCATCATCGCACTGTTGGTGGGTGGTATTTTTGGCTACTGTGTGGGTCAAGCTGCCGATTGGCATGATGGTGACCGGTATGGGCATGAGAAGTATGGTCGATCCGACGATCGCCGTGACCTTGAAGCAGATGATTGGGAGTACGGTGGCATGGGTATGATGGGTGCTTGGAATGATGAGGTTGATCATTCTATGCATATGGGCATGATGGACATGACGGTGAGTTCAGAAAAAGAGTTTCTCGCTGGTATGATCCCACATCATCAGGAAGCGGTGGATACGGCGAAGGAAGTGCTCGCACGGGGCGCCACCACACCAGAGATCAAAGCGTTGGTAGAAAATATTATCGTGGCGCAGGAGCGAGAGATCGCTGAGATGAAGGAGTGGTACCAAAACTGGTACGGTGAAGCGTATCAGGATAATGGTTCGTATCACGAGATGATGCGTGAGCTCGAAGGCTTGAGTGGGGAAGCGATCGATCGTGCGTTCCTCAGCGATATGATCATGCACCATATGGGAGCGATCATGATGGCACGCAGTGTCGAGCCGCACATCGAACATGACGAGATCAAGAACCTGGCTGCGAATATCATTAAGACTCAGTCAGAGGAGATCAATGAGATGCGTATTATGTTGCGGAATCTATAA
- a CDS encoding deoxyribodipyrimidine photo-lyase — protein MTKPYARSLFIFRRDLRLEDNLGLLALLEQSKEVIPAFIFDPRQIDTTQNEYFSANAFQFLHRSLLELEAALQARGLKLYVFHGDPAEVVESLITSDGVRAVFVNKDYTPFARTRDKQIADICETHDVVFERHDDIALSPLEEIRTNEGKLYSVFTPFMKKAMTYEVAKPRKNNFDNYFSAALETHTRNLNDFAPKEPNDQLLIKGGRAEALELLRGGYLPQYKDRRNLLAEDGTSKLSVHHKFGTLSIRETFHHAIEHAGAHSQFISELYWRDFYYYIAYHFPIVFKRSFLPWANNLKWINDKAQFEKWCAGQTGVPMVDAAMRELNTTGWMHNRSRMIVASYLTKNLLIDWHWGEKYFAQTLVDYDPAQNNGGWQWSASTGADPRPLRIFNPYTQATKYDANAAYIYKWIPELQDVPTTKLTDGKTQDFSTLAPDYPAPLVDQKESYHRALAAYKAAKQTN, from the coding sequence ATGACCAAACCATACGCCCGATCACTCTTCATCTTCCGTCGCGACCTGCGCCTTGAGGACAATCTCGGACTGCTGGCCCTGCTCGAACAAAGTAAGGAGGTTATTCCGGCGTTCATCTTCGACCCACGCCAGATCGACACCACGCAAAACGAATACTTCAGTGCCAATGCGTTTCAGTTTCTGCACCGCTCTCTGCTCGAGCTTGAAGCAGCCCTCCAAGCGCGCGGATTGAAGCTGTATGTCTTTCATGGTGATCCGGCTGAAGTGGTCGAAAGCCTGATCACGAGCGACGGCGTACGGGCGGTCTTTGTGAATAAAGACTACACACCGTTTGCGCGCACCCGCGACAAGCAAATCGCCGATATCTGCGAAACACACGACGTGGTGTTTGAGCGACATGACGACATCGCCCTTTCACCACTTGAGGAGATCCGCACCAATGAAGGAAAATTGTATTCGGTATTCACACCGTTTATGAAAAAAGCCATGACGTATGAGGTAGCCAAGCCGCGGAAAAATAATTTTGATAATTATTTTTCCGCGGCTTTAGAGACACACACGCGTAACCTCAATGACTTCGCACCCAAAGAACCAAACGATCAACTCCTCATCAAGGGCGGGCGCGCTGAAGCACTTGAGCTGCTACGCGGCGGCTATCTCCCGCAGTACAAAGACCGGCGCAACCTCCTCGCTGAAGACGGAACCTCCAAGCTATCGGTACATCATAAGTTTGGCACTCTTTCGATCCGCGAAACGTTCCACCACGCAATCGAACACGCAGGGGCCCACAGCCAGTTTATCTCCGAGCTCTACTGGCGCGACTTCTACTACTACATCGCCTACCATTTCCCGATCGTCTTCAAAAGATCATTTCTGCCCTGGGCCAACAACCTCAAGTGGATCAATGACAAAGCACAGTTTGAAAAATGGTGTGCCGGCCAAACCGGCGTGCCCATGGTCGATGCCGCCATGCGCGAACTCAATACCACCGGTTGGATGCACAACCGCTCCCGTATGATCGTCGCATCGTACCTCACGAAAAATCTCCTTATCGATTGGCACTGGGGTGAGAAGTACTTTGCGCAAACGCTCGTCGACTACGACCCGGCACAAAATAACGGCGGTTGGCAGTGGAGTGCCTCAACGGGTGCCGATCCGAGACCGCTGCGTATCTTCAATCCATACACCCAAGCAACCAAGTACGATGCTAATGCTGCGTACATATACAAATGGATTCCCGAACTACAGGACGTCCCCACCACCAAACTCACCGATGGTAAAACCCAAGACTTCAGCACGCTCGCGCCCGACTACCCTGCTCCCCTAGTAGATCAAAAAGAAAGCTATCACCGCGCCCTGGCGGCGTACAAAGCAGCAAAACAAACAAACTAA
- a CDS encoding PhoH family protein produces the protein MGHKQQKQYILDTNVLMHDPDALLKFGRHIVAIPLKVSEELDNHKSGVLEKNRNTRQAIRNLDGLMQNYNGAANHEGLVAQIQLDGLCELTEKYGATGQLYLQTEEARKIELPFVFDDDKYDNSILRYALAEKDRRGNGRGGGPRPVILVTKDISLRNKARMLGIEVQDYRNEAVSLEDIDVLATTGMQHLPEGFWSEVQFAESQQDSRYGSVTTFEHELVGSWYPNQGLVIGEEFESGKLYRVLETSGTRATVLQIPDWQRQRREAFGIHPRNMHQAYAMHLCLDPHLPVVFLNGIAGSGKTLIALVCGLEQIFNERIYTRMIATRATVPSGEDIGFLPGTEAEKMQPWMGAVTDNLEVITHEWEDDKCADGLHATGMKGASMEMLRSRIDLKSTSFMRGRTLFKRYIILDEGQNLTPKDMRTLISRVGFGSKIVVLGNVKQIDAKYLTETDNGLSVWANRFMPSPLGAHVILQGSERSAVADFVERF, from the coding sequence ATGGGACACAAACAACAGAAGCAGTATATCCTCGACACCAACGTGCTCATGCATGACCCAGATGCACTACTCAAGTTTGGTCGCCACATTGTGGCGATTCCGCTCAAGGTGTCGGAAGAGCTTGATAATCACAAGAGTGGCGTGCTCGAAAAGAATCGTAATACGCGGCAAGCCATTCGAAATCTTGATGGACTGATGCAAAACTACAACGGTGCTGCCAATCATGAAGGTCTAGTGGCTCAGATCCAACTTGATGGTCTGTGTGAGTTGACCGAGAAGTATGGCGCAACTGGACAATTGTACCTACAGACGGAAGAGGCAAGAAAGATCGAGTTACCGTTTGTCTTTGATGATGACAAATATGACAACTCGATCTTGCGCTACGCATTGGCTGAGAAAGATCGGCGAGGAAATGGGCGTGGTGGCGGTCCTCGACCTGTCATCTTGGTCACCAAGGATATAAGTTTGCGTAACAAAGCGCGTATGTTAGGTATCGAGGTACAGGACTATCGAAATGAAGCAGTATCGCTTGAGGATATCGACGTCCTTGCGACCACTGGTATGCAACACTTGCCAGAAGGTTTTTGGTCAGAAGTACAGTTTGCGGAGTCGCAACAGGATAGCCGTTATGGATCTGTCACTACGTTTGAGCATGAACTGGTAGGAAGCTGGTATCCCAATCAGGGACTGGTCATTGGAGAGGAGTTCGAATCAGGGAAACTCTATCGTGTGCTGGAAACGAGTGGTACGAGAGCGACAGTGTTGCAGATCCCGGATTGGCAACGTCAGCGTCGCGAAGCCTTCGGTATTCACCCAAGAAACATGCATCAGGCATACGCCATGCACTTGTGTCTTGATCCGCATTTGCCAGTGGTGTTTCTCAACGGGATTGCCGGTTCGGGCAAGACCCTCATTGCTCTAGTCTGCGGTCTTGAACAGATCTTTAATGAGCGGATCTACACTCGGATGATCGCGACCCGTGCCACTGTGCCGTCTGGAGAGGATATTGGCTTCTTGCCTGGTACTGAAGCAGAGAAGATGCAACCATGGATGGGTGCGGTAACCGATAACTTAGAAGTTATCACGCATGAATGGGAGGATGATAAGTGTGCGGATGGACTCCATGCAACCGGTATGAAAGGTGCTAGTATGGAGATGTTGCGTAGCCGCATTGATCTGAAGTCGACCTCGTTCATGCGTGGTCGGACCCTGTTCAAGCGGTATATCATTCTTGATGAGGGCCAGAATCTAACCCCAAAAGACATGCGGACTCTGATCTCGCGGGTCGGCTTTGGGTCTAAGATAGTCGTCCTCGGGAATGTGAAGCAGATCGATGCGAAGTACCTGACCGAAACAGACAATGGGCTGTCCGTGTGGGCGAATCGTTTCATGCCGAGTCCGCTTGGTGCGCACGTTATCTTGCAGGGTAGTGAGCGGTCAGCAGTGGCAGACTTCGTGGAACGTTTCTGA
- a CDS encoding pyridoxamine 5'-phosphate oxidase family protein produces MNQAQLRQTIIDFLNQHRKAVFSILDEKGLPTTSLMLYVIDDELNVFFGTRKAFSKYQHIIDNPVVSLSVIEEVVDPLKVVDIRGDVTQLSPEDQEKVHSFFKEKNPAKYYVEGAEDFVMFKLTPHFVRWLDAASGELSIVDLSEIR; encoded by the coding sequence ATGAATCAAGCACAACTTCGCCAAACGATCATCGACTTCCTCAACCAACACCGTAAGGCAGTCTTCTCAATTCTTGATGAAAAGGGTCTTCCGACCACGTCCCTCATGCTCTATGTGATCGACGATGAGCTCAATGTCTTCTTCGGTACTCGCAAAGCATTTTCAAAATATCAGCACATTATCGATAATCCAGTCGTATCACTTTCGGTGATCGAAGAAGTGGTTGACCCACTGAAGGTCGTCGACATTCGCGGTGACGTTACACAACTTTCGCCAGAAGACCAAGAAAAGGTACACTCGTTTTTCAAAGAGAAGAATCCAGCGAAGTACTACGTCGAAGGAGCCGAAGATTTTGTCATGTTCAAACTCACGCCTCATTTCGTACGCTGGCTCGATGCCGCCAGTGGTGAACTATCGATCGTTGATCTGAGTGAGATCAGATAA